The DNA segment CCCCGAGGTCACCTGTGGGAGGAGAACCGCGTCCTGTCGAAGGACGGTCACTGCCGTCCCTTCGACGCCAACGGCACCGGCACCGCGCTGTCCAGCGGTGTCGTCACGGTACTGCTCAAGCCGCTGGCACAGGCCGTCGCCGACCGCGACCACGTCTACGCCGTGGTCAAGGGTTCGGCCGTCAACAACAACGGTGTCAGCGCGGTGGCCTACGGTCTGGCACAGCCGGAGCGGCTGAGCGCGTGCATCGCCAACGCCATGGAGGTCGGTGGCGTCACCCCGGACACCGTGTCCATGTACGAGGCCAACGGTCTCGGGTTGCCGATGACCGACGAACTCGAGGTGCACGCGGCGAACATGGCGTTCGGCAAGCAGACCGGCACCACCTCGATCGGCGGGGTCAAGGGCAACGTGGGCCACGGCGGCGTGGTGTCGGGCGGCTTCGGTGCGATGAAGGCCGTGATGGCCCTGTACCACAGGAAGCTGCCCGCGACGATCAACCTGACGGAGGTCAACCAGGACCTCGACCTCCCCAGCACCCCGTTCGTGCCGCAGCTGGAGACGGCCGACTGGGAACCGGAGTCCGGGATCCGGCGTGCGGGCATCACCTCGCTCGGCGGTGGTGGCTACAACGCGCACCTGGTGCTGGAAGAGCCGCCGACGGCCGCCGGACGTGCCCCCGAGGCCGACGGCAGGCCGCGCCTGGCCACGCTGTCCGCCCTGGACGACGAAGCGCTGGCCCGTCAGCGCGCGAGGCTGAAGGACTGGCTGGAGGCCGACCCCGGCCTGCGCCTGGACGACGTCTGCTTCAGCCTCAACATGGGCCGCAAGGTGATGGCCCGCCGGTGGGCGGCCGTGGTCCGCAGCCGTGCGGAGCTGATCGCGGCGCTCTCCGCGGACTCCCCGGCAGGCATGGCCGTCGAGACCGCGACCGCGCCGCGGGTGGCTGTCGACTCCTTTCCCCGCAACGACAACGGGATCGTGCGGTCCGGGACGGACGCACAGGCGCTGTCCGACCTGGCCGCCGCCTGGGTCGGCGGCCAACAGGTGGACTTCGCCGCCCTGCACGCCGGGGAGGCCAGCCACCGCGTGCCGCTGCCCGCGTACCCGTTCCGGCCGCGCCGGTTCTGGCGTACGGACTGGTGACCGTGAGCACGTGGGCACCGGGCACCGTGGACCTGGGCGATCCGGACACCTTCGCGGACCACGACCTCGACGAGTTCTGGCGCACCCTGCGGGACACCGCCCCGGTGTCCTGGAACCCTCCGGCCGACGGCCGCCGGGGATTTTGGGTGCTCTCCCGTTACGACGACATCATGGCCACCTACCGGGACGACGTGAACTTCACGTCCGAGCACGGCAACGTGCTCGTCACCCTCCTGGGCGGCGGTGACGCCGGTGCCGGCCGGATGCTGGCCGTCACCGACGGGCACCGGCACCATGAGCTGCGCAAGATCCTCCAACGGGTGCTCTCGCCGCGGGTCCTCGACGAGGTCGCGCGGGCGGTGCGGGTCAACACCCGGCAGCTGATCCGGGAGGCGGCCGAGTCCGGCGGCTGCGACTTCGCCGAGCAGATCGCCGGCCGGATCCCGATGACCACGATCTCGAACCTGCTCGGCGTGCCCGAGCAGGACCGGGACTTCCTTCTCACCCTGACCAAGACGGCGCTGTCGACCGACGACGAGGACATCGACGACGTCGACTCCGAGATGGCCCGCAACGAGATCCTGATGTACTTCGCGGACATCGTCGAGGAGCGGCGTGAGTCCCCGGGCCAGGACGTGATCAGCATGCTCGTCGGCAGCTCCGTCGACGGTGTGCCACTGTCCGACGACGACGTCGTGCTCAACTGCTACAGCCTGATCATCGGCGGCGACGAGACCAGCCGGCTCACGATGATCGACTGCGTCCGCACGCTCGCGGCCCACCCCGAGCAGTGGCTGCGGTTCAAGCACGGTGAGGTCGCCGTCGAGACCGCCGTGGACGAGGTGCTGCGCT comes from the Streptomyces sp. NBC_00820 genome and includes:
- a CDS encoding type I polyketide synthase, encoding MTESPEQDHDPGDVAVIGMSLRAPGAPTKEQFWDNLVHGRESVSFLAKDDIHVDETLIHSPFYVRACGVLDTYDKFDPSVFGISDRMAVAMTPENRLFLESAWETLEDGSYDPDRIRGEVGIYGANNPQTAALYSSPPDRVSVGPEAIEASLAWSPDTMTSNALYYMGLTGEAVTVAAVCAGFHYAVHLACQSLLLGQTDMAIAGGAMVRLPHPRGHLWEENRVLSKDGHCRPFDANGTGTALSSGVVTVLLKPLAQAVADRDHVYAVVKGSAVNNNGVSAVAYGLAQPERLSACIANAMEVGGVTPDTVSMYEANGLGLPMTDELEVHAANMAFGKQTGTTSIGGVKGNVGHGGVVSGGFGAMKAVMALYHRKLPATINLTEVNQDLDLPSTPFVPQLETADWEPESGIRRAGITSLGGGGYNAHLVLEEPPTAAGRAPEADGRPRLATLSALDDEALARQRARLKDWLEADPGLRLDDVCFSLNMGRKVMARRWAAVVRSRAELIAALSADSPAGMAVETATAPRVAVDSFPRNDNGIVRSGTDAQALSDLAAAWVGGQQVDFAALHAGEASHRVPLPAYPFRPRRFWRTDW
- a CDS encoding cytochrome P450, which codes for MTVSTWAPGTVDLGDPDTFADHDLDEFWRTLRDTAPVSWNPPADGRRGFWVLSRYDDIMATYRDDVNFTSEHGNVLVTLLGGGDAGAGRMLAVTDGHRHHELRKILQRVLSPRVLDEVARAVRVNTRQLIREAAESGGCDFAEQIAGRIPMTTISNLLGVPEQDRDFLLTLTKTALSTDDEDIDDVDSEMARNEILMYFADIVEERRESPGQDVISMLVGSSVDGVPLSDDDVVLNCYSLIIGGDETSRLTMIDCVRTLAAHPEQWLRFKHGEVAVETAVDEVLRWASPTMHFGRTVVRETELHGERLRPDEIVTLWHASGNRDERVFEKPGEFDLARTPNKHMAFGYGPHFCVGSYLAKVEISELLLALRDFTTGFEQAGEALPIRSNFLTGFSTLPVRFRPDHRGLKEVDL